A genome region from Coprococcus phoceensis includes the following:
- a CDS encoding YbaB/EbfC family nucleoid-associated protein: protein MAKRGGFPGGGMPGNMANLMKQAQKMQRQMEEQAKELESKEFTATAGGGAVEVTVSGTREVTKVKLQEEVVDPDDIEMLEDLIVAATNEALRKVEAESASAMSKLTGGLGGGIPGMPF, encoded by the coding sequence ATGGCAAAACGTGGAGGATTTCCAGGTGGAGGAATGCCGGGAAATATGGCAAATTTAATGAAACAGGCTCAGAAGATGCAAAGACAGATGGAAGAGCAGGCAAAAGAGCTTGAGAGTAAAGAATTTACTGCAACAGCAGGAGGCGGTGCAGTGGAAGTGACGGTATCCGGAACGAGAGAAGTGACAAAAGTGAAACTTCAGGAAGAAGTTGTGGATCCGGATGATATCGAGATGCTTGAAGACTTGATTGTGGCAGCTACCAATGAAGCGCTTCGTAAAGTTGAAGCGGAGTCAGCTTCTGCGATGTCAAAACTGACAGGCGGATTAGGCGGCGGAATTCCGGGGATGCCATTTTAA